From Salipiger profundus, a single genomic window includes:
- a CDS encoding transcriptional regulator domain-containing protein, with protein sequence MQPDRSNWRDQAAYDYLDDLAAPELGWECLRRNPEYQHDYAELAGGPPERADLRDQVGRRWGLCFPDTARSERDCRRDILAPRNRYQRRSPRCRTRGAG encoded by the coding sequence ATGCAACCCGACCGCTCGAATTGGCGTGACCAGGCGGCCTATGACTATCTTGATGATTTGGCCGCGCCGGAACTCGGCTGGGAATGCCTGCGCCGCAATCCTGAATATCAACATGACTATGCAGAGCTTGCAGGAGGACCACCTGAGAGGGCTGACCTGAGGGATCAGGTCGGCCGTCGATGGGGTCTGTGCTTTCCCGATACGGCCCGGTCTGAGCGCGACTGTCGCAGAGATATTCTGGCGCCCCGAAATCGATACCAGCGCCGTAGTCCTCGTTGTCGCACCCGAGGCGCTGGCTGA
- a CDS encoding DUF736 domain-containing protein codes for MATIGTFKKTGNEFTGEIVTLSVQAKGVRIVPDTRATGENAPSHRVLVGRAEIGAAWSKRSGEGRDYLGLKLDDPSFTAPIYANLFDEEDGESYALIWSRPNGRRSE; via the coding sequence ATGGCAACCATCGGCACCTTCAAGAAGACCGGCAACGAATTCACCGGCGAAATCGTCACCCTCAGCGTTCAGGCCAAGGGCGTGCGCATCGTCCCCGACACCCGCGCCACCGGCGAGAACGCCCCCAGCCACCGGGTCCTCGTCGGCCGCGCCGAGATCGGCGCCGCCTGGTCCAAGCGCTCGGGTGAGGGCCGCGACTATCTGGGCCTCAAGCTCGACGATCCGAGCTTCACCGCCCCGATCTACGCCAATCTCTTCGATGAGGAGGACGGCGAGAGCTACGCGCTGATCTGGTCCCGCCCCAACGGTCGCCGCAGCGAGTAG
- a CDS encoding helix-turn-helix transcriptional regulator, giving the protein MSAISTELPPRYLRTKEAAQFLSLSARTLEKHRTYGTGPAYHKLGGRVVYAIEDLQAWVGRGAVTSTSDPRGQVLPAKRHALASLPQPGRFVR; this is encoded by the coding sequence ATGTCCGCCATCTCAACCGAACTTCCCCCGCGCTATCTGCGCACCAAGGAAGCCGCCCAGTTCCTGAGCCTGTCCGCTCGCACGTTGGAGAAGCACAGGACCTACGGCACCGGTCCCGCCTACCACAAGCTGGGCGGACGTGTGGTCTACGCGATCGAGGACCTGCAGGCCTGGGTCGGACGCGGCGCTGTCACCTCGACCTCCGATCCGCGCGGGCAGGTCCTGCCGGCGAAACGCCACGCGCTCGCCAGCCTCCCGCAGCCCGGCCGCTTCGTGCGCTGA
- a CDS encoding DUF2285 domain-containing protein codes for MADQHRRRSIPRDTRLTAQQKARLRRVLQASDAAFDGATQKQIAEVLFRTGHLDRDEWQVSSARFAVSSLLREGRDLIAGGYRKLLRHQRRL; via the coding sequence CTGGCGGACCAGCATCGACGTCGTTCAATCCCCCGCGACACCCGCCTGACCGCGCAGCAGAAAGCGCGCCTGCGGCGTGTCCTCCAGGCCTCCGACGCCGCCTTCGACGGCGCGACCCAGAAGCAGATCGCCGAGGTCCTGTTCCGTACCGGTCACCTGGATCGCGATGAATGGCAGGTCTCCTCGGCCCGTTTTGCCGTCTCCAGCCTTCTTCGTGAGGGGCGTGACCTGATCGCCGGCGGCTATCGCAAGCTCCTGCGTCACCAGCGCCGCCTCTAG
- a CDS encoding DNA -binding domain-containing protein has protein sequence MRVTISSLQDVPPQGAVVTDYDRRHMAQYMRLLDAAGEGASWQEAAQIILGLDTQKEPERARLVHDAHLERAHWLSSEGYRQLAAGRTG, from the coding sequence ATGCGTGTGACGATCAGCAGCTTGCAGGATGTGCCGCCGCAGGGGGCCGTGGTGACGGATTATGACCGTCGCCACATGGCGCAGTATATGCGTTTGCTCGATGCTGCAGGCGAGGGCGCGAGCTGGCAGGAGGCGGCGCAGATCATCCTGGGTCTCGATACGCAGAAAGAGCCGGAGCGGGCGCGCCTGGTCCACGACGCCCATCTTGAACGCGCACACTGGCTGAGTTCCGAGGGCTATCGGCAATTGGCGGCGGGGCGCACCGGCTGA
- a CDS encoding helix-turn-helix domain-containing protein, which yields MITARQSRAARALLGWTQEQLADEARVSLTALKRLESESGLEVYETTRDQVRRAFEANGILLLNSDQGIGVMHVQAKAVAKS from the coding sequence ATGATCACCGCCCGACAGTCACGGGCCGCGCGTGCGCTTCTTGGATGGACACAGGAGCAGCTTGCGGATGAGGCCCGGGTATCTTTGACCGCGCTCAAGCGCCTCGAATCCGAAAGCGGGCTCGAGGTCTACGAGACCACGCGCGATCAGGTTCGACGGGCGTTCGAAGCGAATGGCATTCTGCTCCTGAACTCCGACCAGGGGATTGGAGTGATGCATGTGCAGGCGAAGGCCGTCGCTAAGAGCTGA